The following are from one region of the Halosolutus amylolyticus genome:
- a CDS encoding cryptochrome/photolyase family protein, translating into MSNEPPQTTPESDAEPLRATRRNALRGAGLAGMLAMGGASARQNSGVRLHWYRRDLRVTDNPALAGDGRLLPVFVHDPTILTYGAPPVVAFLLDALDSLREQYRERGGELLLARGDPRAVLPELATACDADAVTWNRDYSGLAGERDRAVAAALADAGISVDVERFGGTLLHEPETITTDDGSHHSVFSNFWQEWRTQEKAAPVAAPVRGDVVDPRDSLDEERLGEASGVAGPLPSLAELGFDDPEADVQPAGTDVAHDLLADFREDTIYRYGDDREYPARESTSRLSPHLKFGTVGVRTVWEATEDAAAAASDGDARESVEAFRRRLAWREFYAHILDARPDVVTENYREYPNEIQWRDDPEGLRAWKDGETGYPLVDAGMRQLRADAWVHNRVRIVTASFLTKDLLIDWREGYDWYRRKLADHDTAHAAGGWQWAASTGANAQPDFRILDPTTQAEKYDPDGEYVREHVPELRDAPTDAIHEWPTLDDETRAAIAPDYPAPIVELGEYRDRAIAAFEAARGDG; encoded by the coding sequence ATGAGCAACGAGCCACCCCAGACGACGCCAGAATCGGACGCCGAACCGCTGCGAGCAACCCGCCGAAACGCACTTCGTGGGGCTGGTCTCGCCGGAATGCTCGCGATGGGCGGCGCCAGCGCCCGCCAAAACTCCGGTGTACGACTCCACTGGTACCGCCGCGACCTGCGTGTGACCGACAACCCGGCGCTGGCGGGCGACGGCCGCCTACTCCCGGTGTTCGTCCACGATCCCACGATACTCACTTACGGCGCGCCGCCCGTGGTGGCGTTCCTGCTCGATGCGCTCGATTCATTGCGCGAGCAGTACCGCGAGCGCGGCGGCGAACTGCTCCTCGCTCGCGGCGACCCAAGGGCGGTGCTTCCCGAGCTCGCCACGGCCTGCGACGCCGATGCGGTTACCTGGAACCGCGACTACTCCGGCCTGGCGGGCGAACGCGACCGTGCGGTCGCGGCGGCACTCGCCGACGCCGGCATCAGCGTCGACGTCGAACGGTTCGGCGGCACTCTCCTCCACGAACCAGAGACCATCACGACGGACGACGGGAGCCACCACTCCGTCTTCTCGAATTTCTGGCAGGAGTGGCGCACCCAGGAGAAGGCCGCCCCCGTCGCCGCGCCGGTTCGTGGTGACGTTGTCGACCCCCGCGACAGCCTCGACGAGGAGCGGCTCGGCGAGGCCTCCGGTGTCGCCGGCCCGCTCCCGTCACTCGCCGAGCTGGGCTTCGACGATCCCGAAGCCGACGTGCAACCAGCGGGCACCGACGTCGCCCACGACCTACTCGCCGACTTCCGCGAGGACACGATCTACCGCTACGGGGACGACCGCGAATACCCCGCCCGGGAGTCGACCTCGCGCCTTTCGCCGCACCTGAAGTTCGGGACAGTCGGCGTCCGGACGGTCTGGGAAGCCACTGAGGACGCGGCGGCCGCCGCCAGCGACGGGGACGCCCGGGAGTCGGTCGAGGCGTTTCGGCGACGGCTCGCCTGGCGGGAATTCTACGCGCACATCCTCGACGCGCGTCCCGACGTAGTTACCGAGAATTACCGCGAGTACCCGAACGAAATCCAGTGGCGCGATGATCCTGAGGGGCTCCGGGCGTGGAAGGACGGCGAGACGGGATATCCGCTCGTCGACGCCGGGATGCGACAGTTGCGCGCCGACGCGTGGGTTCACAATCGCGTCCGGATAGTGACCGCCTCGTTCCTCACGAAGGACCTGCTGATCGACTGGCGCGAGGGGTACGACTGGTACCGTCGAAAGCTTGCGGACCACGACACCGCCCACGCCGCCGGCGGCTGGCAGTGGGCTGCCTCGACGGGAGCGAACGCCCAGCCGGATTTCCGCATCCTTGACCCCACGACCCAGGCCGAGAAGTACGACCCGGACGGCGAGTACGTCAGGGAACACGTCCCCGAACTCCGGGACGCACCGACCGACGCCATCCACGAGTGGCCCACGCTGGATGACGAGACACGCGCCGCCATTGCGCCCGACTACCCCGCTCCCATCGTCGAGCTCGGCGAGTACC
- a CDS encoding acyltransferase, with protein sequence MTDERTRRHDRVTSHPTPGAGNSLAEWTRARHPLRVAINYVIVWLVRISPSLRLKRWLLRRIGVTVGPGVSWGLEATPDVFWPDLITVEREAIVGYDATILCHEFLQDEYRTGEVVVGERAMIGAGAIVLPGVVIGEGASVAANSLVTQDVAPGETVGGVPARPMNSDAIGDGDPESDAAA encoded by the coding sequence GTGACGGACGAACGGACCCGCCGGCACGATCGCGTCACGTCCCATCCGACGCCTGGTGCCGGAAACTCCCTCGCAGAGTGGACGCGTGCGCGGCATCCGCTGCGGGTCGCGATCAACTACGTGATCGTCTGGCTCGTCCGGATTTCCCCGAGTCTGCGGCTGAAACGCTGGCTCCTGCGCCGGATCGGCGTCACGGTCGGCCCGGGGGTCTCCTGGGGGCTCGAGGCGACGCCGGACGTCTTCTGGCCCGATCTGATCACCGTCGAACGCGAGGCGATCGTCGGGTACGACGCGACGATCCTCTGCCACGAGTTCCTCCAGGACGAGTACCGGACCGGCGAGGTGGTCGTCGGCGAACGGGCCATGATCGGGGCCGGCGCGATCGTCCTCCCGGGCGTCGTGATCGGCGAGGGTGCGAGCGTCGCGGCGAACTCGCTGGTGACCCAGGACGTCGCCCCCGGGGAGACGGTCGGGGGGGTTCCGGCCCGCCCGATGAACAGCGACGCGATCGGCGACGGCGATCCAGAGTCCGACGCCGCGGCGTGA
- a CDS encoding DUF4013 domain-containing protein, producing the protein MAYCRDCDETFDRGSTYCPRCGSPLVETESAPDSIDDGAESSGRWFEDDATGSTGGWAEADDADGWGGDDESSAAGGWSDGGTGSARGRSGEDVPERRGAEDTTSGGTTTAAAHHETCSRDRNRDPANPEPASSTTSGPRFHESGLVSVGITFPLGKSGKPLLIDTVMSVVYFLIVPLLFSFGYSFRIGRAAARGDADPPSFDDLGGLARDGAVLLGITLAVVVAFVFASVVAGAVGDAIADTPLSGAFDLVVVFGTFAGLYFAGAIVPVLIGTGSPRETVFEYQFVTFALTRHYLLGIVATILFAMFGYVAFFVAAFVLFLSIFGIVLLIPLLIVFPVYLVNALFVVWGYVYNRAAKAGDVESVLPGESLGMT; encoded by the coding sequence ATGGCCTACTGTCGCGACTGTGACGAGACGTTCGACCGGGGGTCGACGTACTGCCCGAGGTGTGGGTCACCGCTGGTCGAAACGGAATCGGCTCCGGACTCGATCGACGACGGGGCGGAGTCGTCGGGGCGCTGGTTCGAGGACGATGCGACGGGCTCGACGGGTGGCTGGGCGGAAGCCGACGACGCGGACGGGTGGGGCGGAGACGACGAGTCGTCAGCGGCGGGTGGGTGGTCCGATGGCGGCACGGGATCGGCCCGCGGCCGATCCGGCGAGGACGTGCCTGAACGCCGGGGAGCCGAAGACACGACCAGCGGCGGGACCACGACCGCTGCTGCACACCACGAGACGTGTTCTCGTGATCGGAACCGGGACCCGGCGAATCCGGAGCCAGCATCGTCGACGACGTCAGGGCCACGGTTTCACGAGTCGGGTCTGGTTTCGGTTGGCATCACGTTTCCACTCGGCAAGAGCGGCAAACCCCTGCTCATCGATACCGTGATGTCGGTGGTCTACTTCCTGATCGTGCCGCTGCTGTTCTCCTTCGGGTACTCGTTCCGGATCGGTCGGGCCGCCGCACGCGGGGATGCGGATCCGCCCTCGTTCGACGACCTGGGCGGGCTGGCCAGAGACGGTGCCGTCCTCCTGGGGATCACGCTCGCCGTGGTCGTCGCGTTCGTGTTCGCCTCCGTCGTCGCCGGTGCCGTCGGCGATGCCATCGCCGACACACCGCTGTCCGGGGCGTTCGACCTCGTGGTCGTTTTCGGCACGTTCGCCGGACTCTATTTCGCGGGCGCGATCGTCCCGGTCCTGATCGGCACCGGTAGCCCCCGCGAGACGGTCTTCGAGTACCAGTTCGTCACGTTCGCCCTCACGCGACACTATCTGCTGGGGATCGTGGCGACGATCCTGTTCGCGATGTTCGGCTACGTCGCGTTTTTCGTCGCCGCCTTCGTCCTCTTCCTTTCGATCTTCGGGATCGTGCTCCTGATTCCACTGCTGATCGTGTTCCCGGTCTACCTCGTGAACGCGCTGTTCGTCGTCTGGGGGTACGTCTACAACCGGGCGGCAAAAGCGGGTGACGTCGAGTCAGTCCTCCCCGGGGAATCGCTGGGGATGACCTGA
- a CDS encoding NAD(P)/FAD-dependent oxidoreductase yields MTENVVVLGAGYAGAGAIKTLQSELGGNARLTWIADVDYHLVLHESHRVIRDPDVRSDITFPVEDIADPSTQFIQAEVAGLDTDERVVELADEEDVEYDYVLVGLGTKTAYYGIPGLEEHSLTLKCLDDALEINEAVTAASKEATRGDPAQVVIGGAGLSGIQTAGEIAEFRDNNRAPIEIHLVEALEEIFPGNDPEIQQALRDLLEEAGVQIHTDDPITEANDEAIEFDEGDPLEYDVLVWTGGITGRDALDDAEVEKEHNRVHADATFQTSDERVFAIGDSAIIDQGDQPAPPTAQAAWQAAELVGENIARAIEGRPLKTWEYENKGTVVSVGDKAVAHEIKPAFGVSLPVDTFGGFAAQNLKKMIAARWIADITSLNAARKSWSSL; encoded by the coding sequence ATGACTGAAAACGTCGTCGTGCTCGGGGCCGGATACGCCGGTGCCGGTGCGATCAAAACGCTCCAGTCGGAGCTCGGGGGCAACGCGCGGCTAACGTGGATCGCCGACGTCGACTATCACCTCGTTCTCCACGAGTCCCATCGCGTGATCCGCGACCCCGACGTCCGATCGGACATCACGTTCCCCGTCGAAGACATCGCCGATCCGTCGACCCAGTTCATTCAGGCTGAGGTGGCCGGCCTCGACACCGACGAACGCGTCGTCGAACTCGCCGACGAGGAAGACGTCGAGTACGACTACGTGCTGGTCGGACTCGGGACGAAGACCGCCTACTACGGCATCCCCGGACTGGAGGAGCACTCGCTGACGCTGAAGTGCCTCGACGACGCCCTCGAGATCAACGAGGCCGTCACGGCCGCGAGCAAGGAGGCCACGCGGGGCGATCCGGCACAGGTCGTCATCGGCGGTGCCGGGCTCTCCGGCATCCAGACGGCCGGCGAAATCGCGGAGTTCCGCGACAACAACCGTGCCCCGATCGAGATTCACCTCGTCGAGGCACTCGAGGAGATCTTCCCGGGCAACGATCCGGAGATCCAGCAGGCGCTTCGCGACCTCCTGGAGGAGGCCGGCGTCCAGATCCACACGGACGACCCGATCACCGAAGCGAACGACGAGGCCATCGAGTTCGACGAGGGCGACCCGCTCGAGTACGACGTCCTCGTCTGGACCGGCGGGATCACGGGCCGCGACGCACTCGACGACGCCGAGGTCGAAAAGGAGCACAATCGCGTCCACGCCGACGCCACGTTCCAGACCTCCGACGAGCGCGTGTTCGCGATCGGCGACTCGGCGATCATCGACCAGGGCGACCAGCCCGCACCGCCGACGGCACAGGCCGCCTGGCAGGCCGCGGAACTCGTCGGCGAGAACATCGCCCGCGCGATCGAGGGCCGGCCGCTGAAGACCTGGGAGTACGAGAACAAGGGGACGGTCGTCTCCGTCGGCGACAAGGCCGTCGCTCACGAGATCAAACCGGCCTTCGGCGTCTCCCTGCCCGTCGACACCTTCGGCGGCTTCGCGGCCCAGAACCTGAAGAAGATGATCGCCGCGCGATGGATCGCCGACATCACGTCCCTGAACGCGGCCCGCAAGTCCTGGTCGTCGCTGTAG
- the rocF gene encoding arginase: protein MGETVRIIGAPMDYGANRRGVDMGPSAIRYAGLADGLEEAGVDPIDGGDLLMPRAEERDPDADQPSRGNAKFLREIADVCRRLGDEVADTIADGTFPLVLGGDHAVAIGSMHGSSRNSDLGAIWFDAHADLNTPGTSPSGNVHGMPLAAALGRGVFGEMDWARAPGIREESIAYVGLRSIDERERELVRESEMTAFTMADIDQRGMTSVVEDALAVATDGTDGIHVSLDLDWLDPKAAPGVGTPVRGGVTYREAHSALETVSRRHERDGVLRSMDVVEVNPILDEANETATLAAELTASAFGKRIL from the coding sequence ATGGGAGAGACCGTTCGAATCATCGGTGCGCCGATGGACTACGGCGCGAATCGACGTGGCGTCGACATGGGACCGTCCGCGATCCGCTATGCGGGGCTGGCAGACGGACTCGAGGAGGCAGGCGTCGACCCGATCGACGGCGGCGACCTGCTGATGCCGCGGGCGGAGGAGCGCGACCCCGACGCCGACCAGCCGAGTCGGGGGAACGCGAAGTTCCTCCGGGAAATAGCGGACGTCTGTCGGCGACTGGGCGACGAGGTCGCGGACACGATCGCCGACGGGACGTTCCCGCTGGTGCTGGGCGGTGACCACGCCGTCGCGATCGGATCGATGCACGGTTCCTCGCGCAATAGCGATCTCGGCGCGATCTGGTTCGACGCCCACGCGGACCTCAACACGCCCGGCACGTCACCCAGCGGGAACGTCCACGGGATGCCACTCGCCGCGGCGCTGGGCCGTGGCGTCTTCGGCGAGATGGACTGGGCGCGGGCCCCGGGCATCCGCGAGGAATCGATCGCCTACGTCGGCCTCCGGAGCATCGACGAGCGCGAACGCGAACTGGTCCGCGAGAGCGAGATGACGGCGTTCACGATGGCCGACATCGACCAGCGGGGCATGACGTCCGTCGTCGAGGACGCCCTCGCTGTCGCGACCGACGGAACCGACGGCATCCACGTCAGCCTCGACCTCGACTGGCTCGATCCGAAGGCCGCCCCCGGCGTCGGGACGCCCGTCCGCGGGGGAGTCACCTATCGGGAGGCACACTCCGCGCTCGAGACCGTTTCGAGGCGCCACGAGCGCGACGGCGTGCTCCGATCGATGGACGTCGTCGAGGTCAACCCCATCCTCGACGAGGCGAACGAGACGGCGACGCTCGCGGCGGAACTCACCGCGAGCGCGTTCGGCAAGCGGATCCTCTAG
- a CDS encoding metal-dependent transcriptional regulator produces the protein MMLSDVMEDYLKAIYQLQRSTDDRIKTSAIAEELDVTSPTVTSMIDKLEDRGLVDREKYRGVTLTAEGETVALEVVRHHRLLEAYLTEHLDYDWSEVHEEADRLEHHISEDFEARVADALDEPEVDPHGSPIPGADLEPPERPAGDSITAFSEGDTVIVEEVADRDPEMLSYLAEHGVEPGVELEIVEIAPFGMVTARSEGHDDVSLPETVAHQVRVVAPAQAEP, from the coding sequence ATGATGCTGAGCGACGTGATGGAGGACTACCTGAAAGCCATCTACCAGCTCCAGCGGTCCACCGACGACCGGATCAAGACCTCGGCGATCGCCGAGGAGTTGGACGTCACGTCGCCGACCGTCACCAGTATGATCGACAAACTCGAGGATCGGGGACTCGTCGACCGCGAGAAGTATCGCGGGGTCACGCTCACGGCGGAGGGGGAGACGGTCGCACTCGAGGTCGTTCGCCACCACCGCCTGCTCGAGGCCTACCTGACCGAACACCTGGACTACGACTGGTCGGAGGTCCACGAGGAAGCCGATCGGCTCGAACATCACATCAGCGAGGACTTCGAGGCCCGCGTCGCCGACGCCCTCGACGAACCGGAGGTCGATCCACACGGCTCGCCGATCCCGGGGGCCGACCTCGAACCGCCCGAGCGTCCCGCCGGCGACTCGATCACGGCGTTCTCCGAGGGCGACACCGTGATCGTCGAGGAAGTCGCCGATCGGGATCCCGAGATGCTCTCGTATCTCGCCGAGCACGGCGTCGAACCCGGCGTCGAACTCGAGATCGTCGAAATCGCCCCGTTCGGGATGGTGACGGCGCGATCTGAGGGTCACGACGACGTCTCCCTCCCCGAAACTGTCGCCCACCAGGTTCGGGTCGTCGCACCCGCACAGGCCGAACCGTAG
- a CDS encoding ZIP family metal transporter produces the protein MSRSFSSAIPRPLLAIGPLVVLLTVFGLLALTTPFGTIDAQGATTGEVLLTVTIIGAIAGIIPVAIGMLWFPFLRDLDPRYLHAFLALAAGVLAFIAIEMTRDVVAYTAAVDRTALAAALAVGGVGATFAVMYAASAWRQRTMASTEKSGLAIAYLVALALGLHSVGEGLGIGTAFVQGDSTLVAVLVLAFVLHNVMEGPTVVAAVARDAETPPVRHFAAMGALAGGPVIVGGWLGSLAQSALLAVLSFAIAIGAILQVLIEVGDLIRFDAGAVLTRANATTFVAGFVLMFLLEDVVGDLVVEGWLAPV, from the coding sequence ATGAGTCGCTCCTTCTCGTCGGCGATCCCCCGGCCGCTGCTCGCGATCGGACCGCTGGTCGTCCTCCTGACCGTATTCGGTCTGCTCGCGCTGACCACGCCGTTCGGGACGATCGATGCCCAGGGTGCGACGACCGGCGAGGTCCTCCTGACCGTGACGATCATCGGCGCGATCGCGGGGATCATTCCGGTCGCAATCGGGATGCTGTGGTTTCCGTTCCTGCGCGACCTCGACCCGCGCTACCTGCACGCGTTCCTCGCGCTCGCGGCCGGCGTGCTCGCGTTCATCGCCATCGAGATGACTCGCGACGTCGTCGCGTACACCGCGGCGGTCGACCGGACGGCCCTCGCCGCCGCGCTCGCCGTCGGCGGCGTCGGTGCGACCTTCGCCGTCATGTACGCCGCGAGCGCGTGGCGACAGCGGACGATGGCGTCGACGGAGAAGAGCGGACTCGCGATCGCGTACCTCGTCGCGCTCGCGCTCGGCCTCCACAGCGTCGGCGAAGGGCTCGGGATCGGTACCGCCTTCGTGCAGGGCGACTCGACGCTCGTCGCGGTCCTCGTCCTCGCGTTCGTGCTCCACAACGTGATGGAGGGGCCGACCGTCGTGGCCGCGGTCGCCCGCGACGCGGAGACGCCACCGGTCCGCCACTTCGCCGCGATGGGTGCCCTCGCCGGCGGCCCCGTGATCGTCGGGGGCTGGCTCGGTAGTCTCGCACAGTCAGCCCTGCTCGCGGTGCTGTCGTTCGCGATCGCGATCGGGGCCATCCTGCAGGTGCTCATCGAGGTCGGGGACCTCATCCGATTCGACGCCGGGGCCGTCCTCACCCGGGCCAACGCCACGACCTTCGTCGCGGGGTTCGTACTCATGTTCCTCCTCGAAGACGTCGTCGGGGACCTCGTCGTCGAGGGCTGGCTCGCGCCGGTCTGA
- a CDS encoding Rrf2 family transcriptional regulator: protein MSSIELTPSQKKILRALTNLHKESEDAIKGEDIAEQVDRNPGTIRNQMQSLKALQLVEGVPGPKGGYKPTAAAYEALEIQQMDDPASVPLEHEGEPVEDVIVEEIDLSSVHHPELCRAEVHIQGALDGISEGDSVTVGPTPLSKLVVKGSLDGKDDTNNILILRIDDMLAPAEEPEH, encoded by the coding sequence ATGTCATCCATCGAACTCACCCCGAGCCAGAAGAAAATCCTCCGCGCATTAACGAACCTCCACAAGGAGTCCGAAGACGCGATCAAGGGGGAAGACATCGCCGAGCAGGTCGATCGCAACCCCGGCACCATCCGGAACCAGATGCAGAGTCTCAAGGCCTTGCAACTGGTCGAAGGGGTACCCGGACCGAAGGGTGGCTACAAACCCACTGCCGCGGCCTACGAGGCCCTCGAGATCCAGCAGATGGACGATCCGGCCTCGGTTCCGCTCGAGCACGAGGGTGAGCCGGTCGAGGACGTCATCGTCGAGGAGATCGACCTCTCGAGCGTCCACCACCCGGAACTCTGTCGCGCCGAGGTCCACATCCAGGGCGCACTCGACGGGATCTCGGAGGGTGATTCGGTGACGGTCGGTCCGACCCCGCTATCGAAACTCGTCGTCAAGGGCTCGCTCGACGGCAAAGACGACACCAACAACATCCTCATCCTGCGCATCGACGACATGCTCGCGCCCGCAGAAGAGCCCGAGCACTGA
- the gyrA gene encoding DNA gyrase subunit A — MSSDVPDPTDVEARAVENVRIEDEMEQSYIDYAMSVIAGRALPRVEDGLKPVHRRILYAMHEMGVTSGSSHRKSSSIVGETMGDYHPHGDSAIYDALVRMAQPFSMRYPLVDGQGNFGSMDGDPPAAQRYTEARMAPIAEELLEDIDKDTVDFSANYDDRLQEPDVLPSAFPNLLVNGSSGIAVGMSTNIPPHNLGEVIDATIELIDDPDATVEDLMEHVKGPDFPTGANIVGRDAIYSAYKTGRGRVRVRAEFEVEEWKSGRERIVITELPYQANKARLVERIAEDVNEGEIDGISDLRDESDRDGVRIVVELKRGANTEVVKNRLLENHLERTFGVINLALVDGQPRVLSLKETLEEYVAHRREVVRRRSEYDLEEAEDRAHILEGRLTAVENAEDVVDLIRNSETRSDAKEALQEVYDFSTDQADHIVRMQLGSLTSMEAAEIEDEYEAVQAEIERLTTILESEAELLGVIKDELREIKDEYADDRRTSIVEDQGTVTHEDLIPEEEVFVVMTEDDYVKRMPIEQFDPQGRGGKGIIGADVKEDDRVATVFRANTHDYLLCFTNHGQVYQLKTYEIPEMGRTARGKSAVNILDLDPGEDITAIVDTDAFGDGEYVTMVTRNGYVKRTAGDEFDNIRSTGIIAADLEAGDELVDVEVTDGSKDLVIATEHGMTIRFDEDEVRAMGRNARGVNGIKLEGDDAVAGLVATDEDDDKALLTVTRNGYGKRTRLSEYSRQSRYGKGLIDIKTGDRNGPVTAVKAVSDDDQLVMMSERGQIVRTRVDEISTVGRNTMGVIVMDVEEGDAVASVDEIPAAAADATDDESEEN; from the coding sequence ATGAGTTCAGACGTACCCGATCCGACCGACGTAGAGGCACGAGCGGTAGAGAACGTCCGCATCGAGGACGAGATGGAACAGTCGTACATCGACTACGCGATGAGCGTCATCGCGGGTCGTGCGCTCCCGCGCGTCGAGGACGGCCTGAAGCCGGTCCACCGGCGCATCCTGTACGCGATGCACGAGATGGGCGTCACCTCGGGCTCGTCGCACCGGAAGTCCTCCTCGATCGTCGGGGAGACGATGGGTGACTACCACCCACACGGGGACAGCGCCATCTACGACGCGCTGGTGCGGATGGCCCAGCCGTTCTCGATGCGCTACCCACTCGTGGACGGCCAGGGGAACTTCGGTTCGATGGACGGCGATCCGCCGGCCGCCCAGCGGTACACCGAGGCCCGGATGGCTCCGATCGCCGAGGAACTGCTGGAGGACATCGACAAGGACACCGTCGACTTCTCCGCGAACTACGACGATCGCCTGCAGGAACCCGACGTGCTCCCGTCGGCGTTCCCGAACCTGCTGGTGAACGGTTCGTCGGGGATCGCCGTCGGGATGTCGACGAACATCCCGCCGCACAACCTGGGCGAGGTCATCGACGCGACGATCGAACTCATCGACGACCCCGACGCGACGGTCGAGGACCTGATGGAGCACGTCAAGGGGCCGGACTTCCCGACCGGCGCCAACATCGTCGGCCGCGACGCAATCTACTCGGCGTACAAGACCGGCCGCGGGCGGGTTCGCGTGCGCGCCGAGTTCGAGGTCGAGGAGTGGAAGTCGGGCCGCGAGCGGATCGTCATCACCGAACTCCCCTACCAGGCCAACAAGGCCCGGCTGGTCGAGCGCATCGCCGAGGACGTCAACGAGGGAGAGATCGATGGCATCTCCGACCTGCGCGACGAGTCCGATCGCGACGGCGTCCGCATCGTCGTCGAACTCAAGCGGGGGGCAAACACCGAGGTCGTCAAGAACCGCCTGCTCGAGAACCACCTGGAGCGCACGTTCGGCGTCATCAACCTCGCGCTGGTCGACGGACAGCCGCGGGTCCTCTCGCTGAAAGAGACCTTAGAAGAGTACGTCGCCCACCGGCGGGAGGTCGTCCGCCGGCGAAGCGAGTACGACCTCGAGGAGGCCGAGGACCGCGCACACATCCTCGAAGGCCGGCTGACCGCCGTCGAGAACGCCGAGGACGTCGTCGACCTGATCCGCAACAGCGAGACGCGATCGGACGCGAAGGAGGCCTTACAGGAGGTCTACGACTTCTCGACGGACCAGGCCGACCACATCGTCCGGATGCAACTCGGGAGCCTCACCTCGATGGAGGCCGCCGAGATCGAGGACGAGTACGAGGCGGTCCAGGCCGAGATCGAACGCCTGACGACCATCCTGGAGAGCGAAGCGGAACTGCTCGGCGTCATCAAGGACGAACTCCGGGAGATCAAAGACGAGTACGCCGACGATCGGCGCACCTCGATCGTCGAGGACCAGGGAACGGTCACCCACGAGGACCTGATCCCCGAGGAGGAGGTGTTCGTCGTCATGACCGAGGACGACTACGTCAAGCGGATGCCGATCGAGCAGTTCGACCCCCAGGGTCGCGGCGGGAAAGGCATCATCGGCGCGGACGTCAAGGAGGACGATCGCGTCGCGACGGTGTTCCGGGCCAACACCCACGATTACCTGCTGTGCTTTACCAACCACGGCCAGGTCTACCAGCTGAAGACCTACGAGATCCCGGAGATGGGCCGCACCGCTCGCGGCAAATCGGCAGTCAACATCCTCGATCTCGATCCGGGCGAAGACATCACGGCGATCGTCGACACCGACGCCTTCGGCGACGGCGAGTACGTGACAATGGTCACCCGGAACGGCTACGTCAAGCGAACCGCCGGCGACGAGTTCGACAACATCCGATCGACCGGGATCATCGCGGCCGACCTCGAAGCGGGCGACGAACTGGTCGACGTCGAGGTGACCGACGGCTCGAAGGATCTCGTCATCGCGACCGAACACGGGATGACGATCCGCTTCGACGAGGACGAAGTCCGCGCGATGGGCCGCAACGCCCGCGGCGTCAACGGGATCAAACTCGAGGGGGACGACGCCGTCGCCGGCCTGGTCGCGACGGATGAGGACGACGACAAGGCCTTGCTGACCGTAACCCGGAACGGGTACGGCAAGCGGACCCGCCTCTCGGAGTACAGCAGGCAGTCCCGGTACGGCAAGGGGCTGATCGACATCAAGACGGGCGATCGGAACGGCCCCGTCACGGCCGTCAAGGCCGTCTCCGACGACGATCAACTCGTGATGATGAGCGAACGGGGACAGATCGTTCGCACGCGGGTCGACGAAATTTCGACGGTCGGGCGCAACACCATGGGCGTGATCGTGATGGACGTCGAGGAGGGCGACGCGGTCGCGAGCGTCGACGAGATCCCGGCGGCCGCGGCGGACGCGACGGACGACGAGTCCGAAGAGAACTGA